In the Telopea speciosissima isolate NSW1024214 ecotype Mountain lineage chromosome 2, Tspe_v1, whole genome shotgun sequence genome, one interval contains:
- the LOC122650671 gene encoding uncharacterized protein LOC122650671: MFLRFTNIINKLKGLGKTYTKFKNVRKILRSLPPKWRPKVTAIKESKNLNIVRMDELIGSLLTHEVELNEDDKWTETKEPKRKTIIALKAANSSNDESDEDENLSISEKEMSLITKNFQKFLKRKGRKFFNKRQTSRENKGKYISMDKPSFSNRKEIVCYECRKPGHFKTECPKGQDKKKAYVSKISWDSNEEPEEDQSEEETTNLALMAHERENELEVNSDFFSSNSINRNSFDDIDTNDIDEEDIERGFEALYKASQKLEASNSTLKKEVISLHNKVDNLHDYIAKLEEEKENLKSALITFTKGQKSLDALLGTPQKTPLDKEGLGHDEKIPQ; the protein is encoded by the coding sequence ATGTTTTTGAGATTTACTAACATCAtaaacaagttgaagggcttagggAAGACCTACACCAAGTTCAAAAATGTGAGAAAGATTCTCAGGTCACTTCCTCCAAAATGGAGACCTAAGGTTACAGCtataaaagaatcaaagaatctcAACATAGTCCGCATGGATGAGCTTATTGGATCTCTCCTAACTCATGAAGTTGAGTTAAATGAAGATGACAAGTGGACAGAAACGAAAGAGCCAAAGAGAAAGACTATTATTGCACTCAAAGCTGCAAACTCTTCTAATGATGAAAGCGATGAAGACGAAAATCTGAGTATATCAGAAAAGGAGATGTCTCTAATCACTAAGAACTTTCAAAAATTCctcaaaaggaaaggaagaaagttCTTCAACAAGAGACAGACATCAAGAGAGAATAAAGGTAAATACATCTCTATGGATAAACCTTCTTTTTCTAACAGAAAAGAAATAGTTTGTTATGAATGCAGAAAGCCTGGCCACTTCAAAACTGAGTGTCCAAAGGGtcaagataagaagaaagccTATGTCAGTAAAATATCATGGGATTCAAATGAAGAACCAGAAGAAGATCAATCCGAAGAAGAAACCACAAATCTAGCTCTGATGGCtcatgaaagagaaaatgaattaGAGGTAAATTCTGACTTTTTTAGTTCAAACTCTATAAATAGAAATTCatttgatgatattgatacaaatGATATAGATGAAGAGGATATAGAAAGAGGCTTTGAAGCTCTTTATAAGGCAAGCCAAAAGCTTGAGGCTTCTAACTCTACATTAAAGAAAGAAGTTATTAGTCTTCATAACAAGGTAGATAATTTACATGATTATATTGctaagcttgaagaagaaaaggaaaatttgaagTCCGCTTTGATCACCTTTACCAAAGGGCAAAAATCCTTAGATGCTCTTCTTGGTACACCACAAAAGACCCCTCTTGATAAGGAAGGTTTAGGCCATGATGAGAAAATCCCACAATAA